In one window of Helianthus annuus cultivar XRQ/B chromosome 17, HanXRQr2.0-SUNRISE, whole genome shotgun sequence DNA:
- the LOC110925210 gene encoding RING-H2 finger protein ATL51 yields the protein MGGSNSGGVDPLLVGALGALSGFFFVCVIHCIAANCLRNTDQALTEPARPTNVHQRPRIRVNRESNYMLSLPVSIGGSGSNGLSSIGLSTLLAVHKYTKEFKEGTCAVCLGEFEEDEDVRIMPECAHVFHVSCIDMWLFSHNNCPLCRANATPRTHGVLLSILTSRTVE from the coding sequence ATGGGTGGCTCGAATTCTGGTGGTGTTGACCCACTCTTAGTCGGGGCTCTCGGGGCCCTTTCTGGTTTCTTTTTCGTGTGTGTTATCCACTGCATAGCAGCTAACTGTCTTCGCAATACTGATCAAGCCCTTACCGAGCCGGCTAGACCAACAAATGTGCACCAACGTCCAAGAATCCGGGTTAACCGTGAATCCAACTACATGTTATCCCTCCCAGTTAGTATTGGTGGCTCAGGTTCAAATGGTTTGAGCTCGATTGGTTTGTCGACCTTGTTGGCCGTTCATAAGTACACTAAAGAGTTTAAAGAAGGGACGTGTGCGGTTTGTTTGGGCGAGTTTGAAGAAGACGAAGACGTTAGGATCATGCCGGAATGTgcacatgtttttcatgtttcaTGTATCGATATGTGGCTGTTTTCGCACAATAATTGTCCGCTTTGTCGGGCTAATGCGACTCCTCGGACACATGGTGTACTTTTGTCGATCTTAACATCGAGGACGGTTGAGTGA
- the LOC110922461 gene encoding glucosidase 2 subunit beta — translation MDTTNLLLVINLCIFLNLHFSFSNSSNVPIGIHPLDEKYFASEVIHCKDGSNSFTRDRINDEFCDCVDGTDEPGTSACPTAKFYCRNAGSSPRFLFSSRVNDQICDCCDGSDEYDGGIICPNTCVMGGHTEYKAVNYNSRVKRFGSRGTKQKGAGSNGEDTKQKLQGLKVLIFIQVILIAFLVFLCQCRWRANSRRRIPR, via the exons ATGGACACAACAAATCTTCTACTTGTCATCAATCTCTGCATCTTCCTCAATCTCCATTTCTCTTTCTCCAATTCTTCAAACGTACCAATCGGAATCCACCCTCTAG ATGAGAAGTACTTTGCTTCAGAGGTGATTCATTGCAAAGATGGATCGAATTCGTTCACTAGAGACCGTATTAACGATGAATTTTGTGACTGTGTTGATGGTACTGATGAACCTG GAACATCTGCTTGTCCTACTGCAAAGTTTTATTGCAGAAACGCAGGAAGTTCACCTCGGTTCTTATTTTCCTCACGCGTGAATGACCAAATTTGCG ATTGTTGTGATGGGAGTGATGAGTATGATGGTGGCATCATTTGTCCTAATACATGTGTCATGGGCGGGCATACTGAATACAAGGCAGTAAATTATAATTCTCGAGTTAAAAGATTTGGTTCTCGTGGCACTAAACAGAAAGGGGCTGGTTCCAACGGGGAAGACACGAAACAAAAACTCCAAG GTTTGAAGGTTTTGATATTCATACAGGTGATTCTTATCGCCTTTTTAGTCTTCCTTTGTCAGTGTCGTTGGCGAGCCAATTCCAGGAGGAGAATTCCTCGTTGA
- the LOC110923154 gene encoding LOB domain-containing protein 2, whose protein sequence is MQKTHNGATTNPIRVAASFPSPPPTTGVPACASCRHQRKKCTEKCVLAPFFPADKTQDFQAVHKVFGVSNVTKLVKDLSREDAKKAVDSLVWEANCRLKDPVLGPLGEFQRVSEELGAYKTQYQQANIHHHHHRPVPLTQGGVMYGGKSAQHRLLESWNGDNNVMNNGSMLDYIHSNIHSNGDNPRMYNNYGPLPNADKLKQERDQQASLIHPPQHMMNDFSAYY, encoded by the coding sequence ATGCAGAAGACTCACAATGGTGCAACCACAAACCCTATTAGGGTTGCTGCCTCCTTCCCATCCCCCCCACCAACCACCGGAGTCCCCGCATGCGCGTCGTGCCGCCACCAGCGAAAGAAGTGCACCGAAAAGTGTGTTCTTGCACCGTTCTTTCCCGCGGATAAAACCCAAGATTTTCAAGCGGTTCATAAGGTGTTTGGGGTTAGCAATGTGACGAAACTAGTGAAGGATTTGAGTCGAGAAGATGCGAAAAAGGCTGTGGATTCTCTCGTTTGGGAAGCGAATTGTCGGCTTAAAGATCCGGTGTTGGGGCCATTAGGTGAGTTCCAAAGGGTTTCTGAAGAACTTGGTGCTTATAAGACACAATACCAACAAGCTaatattcatcatcatcatcatagacCAGTTCCCTTAACCCAAGGGGGGGTTATGTATGGTGGTAAATCTGCACAACATCGTTTgcttgaatcatggaatggtgaCAACAATGTGATGAACAATGGGTCGATGTTGGATTACATTCATAGTAACATTCATAGTAATGGTGATAACCCTCGTATGTATAATAACTATGGACCTTTGCCAAATGCGGATAAACTAAAACAAGAAAGAGATCAACAAGCTTCTTTGATTCATCCACCACAACATATGATGAACGACTTTAGTGCATATTACTAG